CTCTTGGGAGCAATCAGGGATATAGTGGATGTGACCACAGCGATTGTGATCCTGGTCGGGATGCAGAATGCCAAGGACAAGCTCAATCAGATCAATGAGTATTATTTCGATAGATGCAACTTCTTCTATGAGTTCCAAGACCTGCCCAAGAGGGACATCGCACAGTTATGCATTGAGGTACTAGAGATAAAGTTCCATCCAGATATTGTCGACTATGTCCACTTCCACTCCTGCGGCAATGTCCGTAAAGCCATGAAGCTCATCCGATCAGTAGAGGAGATTGGTAGATACAAGAATCTTGAAATAGTCTCGCAAGCCGATCTGGATGATTGAGGTGATAATGACTGATAAAGAACTCATCCTCAATTTCAACAATCAGTATGATCGCCTGTTCAATGCAGAACTTATAACCAAACTGACCAGTGTAAGCAGAGAAGCAATAGAAAAGCTACTACCCGAACTGCTCCAAAGCCAGGCAATCAAGCAGATTGAAGATGACCCACCCATCTACGTCCGAGCTAACCGCTACCAAGCCAGGATCGGCTATCAACACTACAAAGGCTGGACTTTCAGCTTAGCAGACGCCCACAGGCTACTGGATATCATGGAACAAGGCAGATACAAGTCCATCCGAGAGATTGCACAAGACATAGGCAAATCCAGACAGTGGGTCTATATCTATCTGGAAGCTCTGGCATCGATTGAAGTGGTTGATCTGAGGGGCTTCATATATGTGGTTATTTCCCGCCAAAACGTGCCCAAAATTTGCAGAAAAGTCCAGAAAGGTATCTTGGGTCAACTGAGGAGTCTGAATAGGGCTGGGTGCTATAGATTGTTGAGTTAGGATATATGAGTAGATACGATGAATAAAACAATTGACTTTTTTGGGGTTACTTAGACCATTGTACTTTCATGGTAAAGGCTCAGAATCTCTTGCCTTAATAGCATTATAGTATAGGAGAAACCTAGTGTTTGATCAAGCAGTGACTATCCAAAGCTTACGAAATATCATATTGATGGAAAACCGAAAGGGTAACTATCTTGTGAGTAGGTTTATGCCGGGAGTTACTCGTTTTGATAGACGCATCGACACATTAATCAGTTATAAGAAAAAAATCATTGGCAGTGGCAACATCGATGCTAATGCATCGATTATCAAGAAAATTAGCGAACTGATTGATAGAATCAGAAGGAAAAGAGATGACGAGATTGATCAGCATCTTGTTAGAATCATATCAGCGCTAAATGATAGCAATTGTAAAGTGACAATTTATCAGAAAGAATCCGATGGAAACAAACCAATATATGTCGTGAATGATGAGCCGGAAAGTTACTTCGCCCTAAAGCATCTACAATACTGCCTCAGAAAACTGTACAAAGTAAAACAATCAAATAGGTCTGAGATTGTTAGTCAACTTGCAGGCATCATAGATGACAATTTTCCTAAGTATATTTACCGCACTGATGTTGAAAACTTTTATGAAAGCATCCCTGAAGCCGTGCTGGATCATATAAAGAGGGAAAACTTACTATCCAGATTTAATAAACGCATATTAATTCAGATAATGGAGCAGTATTATACTTCATCAGGTTCAAGGCTTGGTGTGCCACGAGGAATAGGTGTAAGCGCATATTTAGCAGAACTATATATGCGTGAATTTGATCATCGAGTATCCTTGATTAATGATCTGGTTTTCTATAGGAGATATGTAGATGACATGATTTTTGTCTTTACGCCAAGTACACTTTGTAACATAAGCGCTTATAAAGCCATGATAGATAAGACATTCTCAGATTTTTCATTAAGAAAGAACACATCAAAGTCAAAGGCTTACGGATTAACTAATCCCGCTAATCAAAGCATGTCTTATAAATTCGATTTTCTTGGGTACAACTTTCATTATAAAGGCAAATCACTTTTCATCGGTCTTTCAACACACAAGATTAGCCGAATTAGGGCTCGGATGGATGCTGTATTTGCAGCATATGTTGCAAATAAAGCATATAATAAAAGAAAAGAGGACCGGATGCTGCTCAAGCGTTTGAGATATCTTGCCGGGAACACAAAACTACAAAATAGAAAATCAAACATTTTGATTGGCATATACTTCTCAAACACTCTTGTAAATTGCTTCTCCCAACTCAAGAAACTCGATAGTGAACTCAATAAGAAGTTGATCAAGCTTCAGCTATCGAGCACACTAATGAACCGCTTTAAAAGCGTCAGCTTTGAAATTGGCTTTAAAGAAAAAATGTTTTTTATCTTAACTCAAAGTGATTTCAAAGAAATTTCTGAATGTTGGAAGGGCGTGAAGTGAAGAGAACCTTGAATCCGAAGAGGAAGTCAAAAGAGAGAATATTATTATCAGATGTTCTCCCATTTGAGATTCCTTTATCATTTTCAAACAGGCATTTCTATGAATTGATAATCAGCTTAAAAGTGCACTTCGATGAAAAAGGAGAAATCTGTTACGATAGAGATTCGAGCATATGTAAGGAACTAGTTGGCAAAGTCTTCAACGGTGATATGAACAAGACAGAACAAACAGTTAGTGCAATTCTATCAATTCTTCTTAACGGGGAACAAAACGATAAGGGCGACATTACTATACCTTACTTGTATCGCATTATACACAAAGATATAGACTATCGTGAGCTCGCAATAGTGCATCCGAGAAACCAGCTAAGAGTTATGGAGTATATTGACAAGTATAAACATCTAATAACCTATTTCTGTTCGTTAAGTCCATTCTCAATCAGGCACCCGTCCAAGGTATCCATGAATGCTGAATCATTCCATGCGACAGACATACCCAGTGATGACGAAAGCTATTTCTATCTCGATAACTTCTTCTTATACTCACGATACAGAAACTTACATGAATTCTATGAATCACAGGAATATCATAGATGCGAAACTAGGTTTGACAATCTATTTAAGTTCGATATTGCCAAGTGTTTTGACAGCATCTATACCCATAGTATTTCATGGGCAATCTACAATAAAGAGGCGGTTAA
This genomic window from Candidatus Cloacimonadota bacterium contains:
- a CDS encoding ATP-binding protein, producing the protein LLGAIRDIVDVTTAIVILVGMQNAKDKLNQINEYYFDRCNFFYEFQDLPKRDIAQLCIEVLEIKFHPDIVDYVHFHSCGNVRKAMKLIRSVEEIGRYKNLEIVSQADLDD
- a CDS encoding RNA-directed DNA polymerase yields the protein MFDQAVTIQSLRNIILMENRKGNYLVSRFMPGVTRFDRRIDTLISYKKKIIGSGNIDANASIIKKISELIDRIRRKRDDEIDQHLVRIISALNDSNCKVTIYQKESDGNKPIYVVNDEPESYFALKHLQYCLRKLYKVKQSNRSEIVSQLAGIIDDNFPKYIYRTDVENFYESIPEAVLDHIKRENLLSRFNKRILIQIMEQYYTSSGSRLGVPRGIGVSAYLAELYMREFDHRVSLINDLVFYRRYVDDMIFVFTPSTLCNISAYKAMIDKTFSDFSLRKNTSKSKAYGLTNPANQSMSYKFDFLGYNFHYKGKSLFIGLSTHKISRIRARMDAVFAAYVANKAYNKRKEDRMLLKRLRYLAGNTKLQNRKSNILIGIYFSNTLVNCFSQLKKLDSELNKKLIKLQLSSTLMNRFKSVSFEIGFKEKMFFILTQSDFKEISECWKGVK